One window of Papaver somniferum cultivar HN1 chromosome 9, ASM357369v1, whole genome shotgun sequence genomic DNA carries:
- the LOC113312367 gene encoding uncharacterized protein LOC113312367, with protein sequence MGLPEHWVKLINQCVSTVSYSVLLNGSPTGLIKPERGLRQGDPLSPYIYIIFSEALSSYIDALTRKGFVEGIKNGRFTYKSAYLGLRRLRPSPCSALWKCIWKINVPYRIQVFSWKAARNALPARTVLHTRMPMNYVDCTRCNDPSESIMQALVFCPFASRVWFLSSFCVNTQAFSTKSFMDWMLFWLVNLVYKLPDGDQRLFVAILWSLWQSRNNLVFQNIKENYTDVLMRAITMLLTRKSTLSFVMRDFTNTASFCASIVFQVESVEEAEGRSIWAALQKAVEQKLTHPIIESDAQSLINQFSAGMFDGNSRTDAIFKDIQFFSSKFVACLFVFQPRTCNSVAHELVH encoded by the exons atgggCTTACCTGAACACTGGGTTAAACTCATTAATCAGTGTGTCTCCACTGTCTCTTATTCTGTTCTCCTCAATGGTAGTCCTACTGGTCTCATCAAACCAGAAAGAGGCTtaagacaaggagaccctctGTCTCCTTATATTTACATCATTTTCTCAGAGGCTTTGTCCTCTTACATTGATGCTCTAACTAGAAAAGGTTTTGTTGAAGGCATAAAG aatggtagaTTTACCTATAAATCTGCTTACTTGGGACTTCGACGGCTCAGGCCTTCCCCTTGTAGTGCTCTTTGGAAGTGTATTTGGAAAATTAATGTTCCTTATAGAATTCAAGTTTTCAGTTGGAAAGCTGCTAGAAATGCTTTACCCGCTAGAACTGTCCTTCATACTAGAATGCCTATGAATTATGTTGACTGTACTAGATGTAATGACCCTTCTGAATCAATTATGCAAGCCTTAGTTTTTTGCCCTTTTGCTAGTCGTGTTTGGTTCTTATCTTCTTTCTGTGTCAACACTCAGGCTTTTAGTACTAAATCTTTCATGGATTGGATGTTATTCTGGTTAGTTAATCTTGTCTATAAACTCCCTGATGGGGATCAACGTCTCTTTGTTGCTATCCTTTGGTCCTTATGGCAGAGTAGAAATAACCTAGTGTTTCAGAACATCAAGGAGAATTACACTGATGTTCTGATGAGAGCCATAACCATGCTATTAACTAGGAAATCTACTTTGA GCTTTGTGATGAGGGACTTCACCAACACTGCTTCCTTTTGTGCCTCCATTGTCTTTCAAGTTGAGTCTGTTGAAGAAGCTGAAGGCAGATCTATTTGGGCGGCCTTACAAAAAGCTGTGGAGCAAAAGCTTACTCAtccaatcattgaaagtgatgCTCAGAGTCTAATCAATCAGTTTTCTGCTGGAATGTTTGATGGAAACTCTAGAACGGATGCTATTTTTAAGGatattcagtttttttcttccaaGTTTGTAGCTTGTTTATTTGTTTTCCAGCCACGCACTTGTAATTCTGTGGCTCACGAACTTGTCCATTAG